Proteins encoded within one genomic window of Eurosta solidaginis isolate ZX-2024a chromosome 1, ASM4086904v1, whole genome shotgun sequence:
- the slx1 gene encoding structure-specific endonuclease subunit SLX1 homolog isoform X2: MSTSYFYGVYLLCSKSIEKRYAGRCYIGFTVNPDRRINQHNRGKDFGGAKRTNNKGPWDMVLIVHGFPNKIAALQFEWAWQQPALSTRLKSYSELRRKKPKESYFQYNFRILSRMLNVGPWYRLPLTIRWLETEYECDFILKPPEHMQIVSGKVELQKSKTSRQNYGNEEPSQPCAIWAPECHLCMQRIAEPERSRIGCINSLCKLTCHITCLANYILSLDESDKDHYIPISGECPLCESKFTWIELLQRKRKLQANGVEQIEEDDDDDDVDEDDVDVDDVDEDALAVNDDDDDDVVDVNDDDDVFVNNNVFDDDNDVADDDNSNTSANYGINIESDFDYNFDKYDNKNNSRCSLDSKTDNFCAFIDDTDKDMQKNVIEFPPYDDIIYELSD; the protein is encoded by the exons ATGTCGACCTCATATTTTTATGGCGTTTACTTGCTTTGTAGCAAAAGTATTGAAAAACGTTATGCTGGACGTTGTTATATAGGTTTTACAGTAAATCCGGATAGGCGTATAAATCAACATAATCGTGGGAAGGATTTTGGTGGAGCCAAGCGCACCAACAACAAAGGCCCTTGGGATATGGTATTGATTGTACATGGATTCCCAAATAAGATTGCAGCATTGCAg TTTGAATGGGCATGGCAACAACCAGCGCTATCTACGCGCCTTAAATCTTATTCTGAACTGCGTCGTAAGAAGCCCAAGGAAAGCTACTTTCAATACAATTTCCGCATATTAAGTCGCATGCTGAATGTGGGTCCATGGTATCGTTTACCACTCACCATACGGTGGCTAGAAACTGAATACGAATGCGATTTTATT CTAAAACCACCCGAGCACATGCAAATTGTAAGTGGTAAAGTTGAACTACAAAAATCGAAAACATCACGTCAAAATTATGGTAACGAAGAACCCTCGCAGCCGTGCGCAATTTGGGCACCAGAATGTCACTTGTGCATGCAGCGTATTGCAGAGCCAGAACGTTCACGTATCGGTTGTATCAATTCACTATGTAAACTAACCTGTCATATTACATGTTTAGCTAATTATATACTCTCTTTGGATGAGTCTGATAAAGATCATTACATCCCTATTTCTGGTGAATGTCCGTTGTGTGAATCGAAATTTACGTGGATTGAATTATTGCAGCGTAAACGTAAACTGCAGGCAAATGGTGTAGAACAAATTGaagaggatgatgatgatgatgatgttgatgaagatgatgttgatgttgatgatgTTGATGAAGATGCTTTGGCTGTaaacgatgatgatgatgatgatgtcgTTGATGTAAACGATGATGATGATGTTTTTGTAAATAATAATGTTtttgatgatgataatgatgttgctGATGATGATAACTCTAACACTAGCGCTAATTATGGCATTAATATTGAAAGTGATTTTGACTACAATTTTGATAAATATGATAATAAGAATAACAGCCGATGTAGTTTGGATTCAAAAACCGATAACTTTTGCGCTTTTATAGACGATACAGATAAAGATATGCAGAAGAACGTAATCGAATTTCCACCATATGATGATATAATTTATGAGTTAAgcgattaa
- the slx1 gene encoding structure-specific endonuclease subunit SLX1 homolog isoform X1: MERVRVSKFLNNMSTSYFYGVYLLCSKSIEKRYAGRCYIGFTVNPDRRINQHNRGKDFGGAKRTNNKGPWDMVLIVHGFPNKIAALQFEWAWQQPALSTRLKSYSELRRKKPKESYFQYNFRILSRMLNVGPWYRLPLTIRWLETEYECDFILKPPEHMQIVSGKVELQKSKTSRQNYGNEEPSQPCAIWAPECHLCMQRIAEPERSRIGCINSLCKLTCHITCLANYILSLDESDKDHYIPISGECPLCESKFTWIELLQRKRKLQANGVEQIEEDDDDDDVDEDDVDVDDVDEDALAVNDDDDDDVVDVNDDDDVFVNNNVFDDDNDVADDDNSNTSANYGINIESDFDYNFDKYDNKNNSRCSLDSKTDNFCAFIDDTDKDMQKNVIEFPPYDDIIYELSD; encoded by the exons TTTAAACAACATGTCGACCTCATATTTTTATGGCGTTTACTTGCTTTGTAGCAAAAGTATTGAAAAACGTTATGCTGGACGTTGTTATATAGGTTTTACAGTAAATCCGGATAGGCGTATAAATCAACATAATCGTGGGAAGGATTTTGGTGGAGCCAAGCGCACCAACAACAAAGGCCCTTGGGATATGGTATTGATTGTACATGGATTCCCAAATAAGATTGCAGCATTGCAg TTTGAATGGGCATGGCAACAACCAGCGCTATCTACGCGCCTTAAATCTTATTCTGAACTGCGTCGTAAGAAGCCCAAGGAAAGCTACTTTCAATACAATTTCCGCATATTAAGTCGCATGCTGAATGTGGGTCCATGGTATCGTTTACCACTCACCATACGGTGGCTAGAAACTGAATACGAATGCGATTTTATT CTAAAACCACCCGAGCACATGCAAATTGTAAGTGGTAAAGTTGAACTACAAAAATCGAAAACATCACGTCAAAATTATGGTAACGAAGAACCCTCGCAGCCGTGCGCAATTTGGGCACCAGAATGTCACTTGTGCATGCAGCGTATTGCAGAGCCAGAACGTTCACGTATCGGTTGTATCAATTCACTATGTAAACTAACCTGTCATATTACATGTTTAGCTAATTATATACTCTCTTTGGATGAGTCTGATAAAGATCATTACATCCCTATTTCTGGTGAATGTCCGTTGTGTGAATCGAAATTTACGTGGATTGAATTATTGCAGCGTAAACGTAAACTGCAGGCAAATGGTGTAGAACAAATTGaagaggatgatgatgatgatgatgttgatgaagatgatgttgatgttgatgatgTTGATGAAGATGCTTTGGCTGTaaacgatgatgatgatgatgatgtcgTTGATGTAAACGATGATGATGATGTTTTTGTAAATAATAATGTTtttgatgatgataatgatgttgctGATGATGATAACTCTAACACTAGCGCTAATTATGGCATTAATATTGAAAGTGATTTTGACTACAATTTTGATAAATATGATAATAAGAATAACAGCCGATGTAGTTTGGATTCAAAAACCGATAACTTTTGCGCTTTTATAGACGATACAGATAAAGATATGCAGAAGAACGTAATCGAATTTCCACCATATGATGATATAATTTATGAGTTAAgcgattaa